In Methanobacterium bryantii, the following proteins share a genomic window:
- a CDS encoding RtcB family protein produces the protein MEVEGTLKKIRDCVWEIPSSYKKGMLVPGRVYLNDETVKDIESGAIDQVSNVACLPGIKKFSIGLPDIHFGYGFPIGGVAAFSAHNGVISPGGVGFDINCGVRLIKTNLTEDDVKPKMKELVDTLFNNVPSGVGSKGKVRLQPGQIDEVLDHGAQWAIENGYGWKRDLKHLEENGKMESADSSKVSDKAKKRGVPQLGSLGSGNHFLEVQKMDEIYDEATAEVFGIEEGMITVLIHTGSRGCGHQICSDYLRVMDRAAKRYQINLPDRQLACAPIGSEEATDYFQAMSAAANYAWTNRQMIVHWVRESFEKVFKRDAEEMGMEIIYDVAHNIAKKEVHNVQGRKMELFVHRKGATRAFGPGREEIPEEYRKVGQPVFIPGTMGTASYVLAGTDVAMEETFGSSAHGAGRKMSRAGAKKEYRGEEVQKVLENRGIIIRATSMPVVAEEAPGAYKDVDAVVKTSHDAGISRMVGKMIPLGVAKG, from the coding sequence ATGGAAGTTGAAGGAACTTTAAAAAAAATAAGAGATTGTGTCTGGGAAATCCCATCAAGTTATAAAAAAGGGATGTTAGTCCCTGGAAGAGTATATTTAAACGATGAAACTGTTAAAGATATAGAAAGTGGGGCAATAGATCAAGTTTCAAATGTAGCATGTTTACCTGGTATTAAAAAATTTTCAATTGGACTTCCAGATATCCACTTTGGATATGGATTCCCTATAGGCGGTGTCGCGGCATTCAGCGCACATAATGGAGTTATAAGCCCTGGGGGAGTTGGTTTTGACATTAACTGTGGTGTCAGGCTTATAAAGACAAATTTAACTGAAGACGATGTTAAACCAAAAATGAAAGAACTTGTAGATACTCTTTTTAATAATGTGCCCTCTGGAGTTGGAAGTAAAGGTAAAGTAAGACTTCAACCTGGACAAATTGATGAAGTGCTAGATCATGGGGCGCAGTGGGCTATTGAAAATGGATATGGTTGGAAACGGGACTTAAAACATCTGGAAGAAAATGGAAAAATGGAATCTGCAGACTCCAGTAAAGTCAGTGATAAAGCTAAAAAAAGAGGAGTGCCTCAATTAGGTTCTCTTGGATCTGGAAACCACTTTTTAGAAGTCCAGAAAATGGATGAAATTTATGATGAAGCTACTGCAGAAGTTTTTGGAATAGAAGAAGGTATGATCACTGTCTTAATCCACACAGGTTCCCGAGGATGCGGACATCAGATATGTTCTGATTATCTTAGAGTTATGGACAGGGCAGCCAAAAGGTACCAGATTAACCTTCCAGACAGGCAGTTAGCATGTGCACCTATTGGTTCTGAAGAAGCAACCGATTATTTCCAGGCAATGTCAGCTGCAGCTAATTATGCATGGACTAACAGGCAAATGATTGTACATTGGGTTAGAGAATCATTTGAAAAAGTTTTCAAAAGGGATGCTGAAGAAATGGGCATGGAAATAATCTACGATGTGGCACACAACATTGCAAAGAAAGAAGTCCATAATGTACAGGGAAGAAAAATGGAGCTGTTTGTCCACAGAAAGGGAGCAACACGTGCATTTGGTCCTGGAAGAGAAGAAATACCTGAAGAATACAGAAAAGTTGGACAGCCTGTTTTTATACCTGGAACTATGGGTACAGCATCATATGTGCTTGCAGGAACAGATGTGGCAATGGAAGAGACTTTTGGTTCTTCTGCTCATGGTGCAGGGCGTAAAATGAGTCGAGCAGGAGCTAAGAAAGAATACCGCGGTGAAGAAGTTCAAAAAGTCCTGGAAAACAGAGGAATTATAATAAGGGCTACTTCAATGCCTGTAGTGGCAGAAGAAGCGCCTGGAGCATACAAAGATGTAGATGCAGTTGTAAAAACATCACATGATGCAGGAATATCTCGAATGGTTGGAAAAATGATTCCTCTTGGTGTTGCAAAGGGATAA